The following coding sequences lie in one Polynucleobacter necessarius genomic window:
- the glyA gene encoding serine hydroxymethyltransferase, translated as MFDRQNTLAKTDPQLWEAIQNENQRQEDHIELIASENYTSPAVMAAQGSQLTNKYAEGYPGKRYYGGCEFVDVAEQLAIDRVKALFGAEAANVQPHCGASANQAVFLAFLKPGDTFMGMSLAEGGHLTHGMALNMSGKWFNPIAYGLDKNEEIDYEQMERLAREHKPKLIIAGASAYSKKIDFERIGKLAKEVGAIFMVDMAHYAGLVAAGVYPNPVPHADIVTSTTHKSLRGPRGGIILMKAEHEKAINSAVFPGLQGGPLMHVIAAKAVAFKEAAEPGFKEYQKQVVANAKALAETLISRGLRIVSGGTDSHVMLVDLRAKKMTGKEAERVLGEAHITCNKNGIPNDPEKPMVTSGIRLGSPAMTTRGFKEAEARQVGNFIADVLDNPNDADNIAKVRAQVAELTKRFPVYG; from the coding sequence ATGTTTGACCGTCAGAACACTTTAGCCAAAACCGATCCCCAATTATGGGAAGCCATTCAGAATGAAAACCAGCGTCAAGAAGACCATATTGAGCTGATTGCTTCTGAGAACTACACCTCACCAGCAGTGATGGCTGCCCAAGGTTCTCAGTTAACCAATAAGTATGCTGAAGGTTATCCAGGTAAGCGTTACTACGGTGGTTGTGAATTTGTCGACGTGGCTGAGCAATTGGCGATTGATCGCGTCAAAGCACTGTTTGGTGCTGAGGCTGCAAACGTGCAACCCCATTGCGGCGCTTCTGCCAACCAAGCGGTTTTCTTGGCCTTCTTAAAGCCAGGCGATACCTTTATGGGAATGAGCTTAGCAGAAGGCGGTCACTTAACGCACGGCATGGCATTGAACATGAGTGGTAAGTGGTTCAATCCAATTGCCTATGGTTTAGATAAGAACGAAGAAATTGATTACGAGCAAATGGAGCGTTTAGCTCGTGAGCACAAGCCAAAATTGATCATTGCTGGTGCATCTGCATACTCCAAGAAAATTGACTTTGAGCGTATTGGTAAATTAGCCAAGGAAGTGGGCGCGATTTTTATGGTGGATATGGCTCACTATGCAGGCCTGGTTGCTGCTGGTGTTTATCCAAATCCAGTGCCCCATGCTGACATCGTGACATCGACAACTCACAAGAGCTTGCGTGGCCCTCGTGGCGGCATCATTTTGATGAAGGCGGAGCATGAGAAAGCGATTAACTCTGCAGTCTTCCCAGGCTTACAGGGTGGTCCTTTAATGCATGTAATCGCTGCTAAGGCGGTAGCGTTCAAAGAAGCTGCAGAACCTGGTTTTAAAGAGTATCAAAAACAAGTAGTAGCCAATGCAAAGGCATTAGCAGAGACTTTAATCTCACGTGGTTTGCGCATTGTTTCTGGTGGTACTGATTCGCACGTGATGTTGGTAGATTTACGTGCCAAGAAAATGACCGGTAAAGAGGCTGAGCGTGTTTTAGGTGAAGCCCACATCACTTGTAACAAAAACGGTATCCCGAACGATCCTGAAAAACCAATGGTGACCAGCGGCATTCGTTTGGGTTCACCAGCAATGACGACACGTGGTTTTAAAGAGGCTGAAGCAAGGCAAGTGGGTAATTTCATTGCAGACGTTTTGGATAATCCAAATGATGCAGACAATATCGCTAAGGTTCGCGCACAAGTTGCTGAGCTCACTAAGCGCTTCCCAGTTTATGGCTAA
- the pal gene encoding peptidoglycan-associated lipoprotein Pal yields MTVSIARRVATLAIIGTAAFLMAACSSVKLDDVDGANGSGSDNGNFSAQPWNDPKSPLFEKSVYFGFDEYTVQTKYQKMLSAHASYLKANPKQKIIIQGSTDDRGTAEYNLALGQRRSDAVRKSLNLMGVSDDQMEAVSFGKEKPKAEGDNEAAWAENRRADIVYITN; encoded by the coding sequence ATGACAGTTTCTATTGCACGCCGTGTTGCTACCCTGGCAATTATTGGAACAGCAGCATTTTTGATGGCAGCCTGCTCTAGCGTTAAATTAGACGATGTAGATGGCGCAAACGGTAGTGGCAGCGATAACGGAAACTTTAGTGCGCAACCTTGGAATGATCCTAAGAGCCCTTTATTTGAGAAGAGTGTTTATTTTGGTTTTGATGAATACACCGTTCAGACGAAGTACCAAAAAATGTTGTCTGCTCATGCAAGCTACTTAAAAGCCAATCCAAAACAAAAAATCATCATTCAAGGCAGTACCGATGATCGTGGCACAGCCGAGTACAACTTGGCATTGGGTCAACGCCGTTCAGATGCCGTTCGTAAATCATTGAACTTGATGGGTGTTTCTGATGACCAAATGGAAGCAGTGAGCTTTGGTAAAGAAAAGCCAAAAGCTGAAGGCGATAACGAAGCTGCTTGGGCAGAAAATCGCCGCGCTGACATTGTTTACATCACTAATTAA
- a CDS encoding riboflavin synthase, with translation MFTGIITAIGQITSVQAMGDGMHLIVEVPVGYLDDVALGDSIAIQGACMTATQFEGNTFALDISRESLNKTVGLDKVGPVNLEKALRLNDRLGGHLVSGHVDGVGKVAHFARVAQDDYGSWLLRIEAPKELAPFLAYKGSIVVNGVSLTVNQTEDRASTCIVDINIIPHTLENTTLGKLKQGDAVNLEIDLIARYVARMLETQAK, from the coding sequence ATGTTTACCGGAATCATTACTGCCATTGGTCAAATCACAAGTGTTCAAGCTATGGGCGATGGCATGCATTTAATTGTGGAAGTGCCCGTCGGTTACTTGGATGATGTTGCTTTGGGTGACAGTATTGCTATTCAGGGTGCTTGCATGACAGCCACTCAATTTGAAGGTAATACCTTCGCTTTGGATATCTCTCGTGAATCTTTGAATAAAACAGTGGGCTTAGACAAGGTGGGCCCAGTCAATTTAGAAAAAGCCTTGCGTCTTAATGATCGTCTTGGCGGACATTTAGTCAGTGGGCATGTAGATGGCGTTGGTAAGGTGGCGCACTTTGCGCGGGTGGCTCAAGACGATTATGGTTCTTGGTTATTGCGCATTGAGGCGCCTAAAGAGCTTGCTCCATTTTTGGCTTACAAAGGCTCCATTGTGGTTAACGGTGTATCGCTGACAGTCAATCAAACAGAGGATAGGGCAAGCACTTGTATTGTGGATATCAACATTATTCCGCATACATTAGAAAATACTACTTTGGGCAAGCTAAAGCAGGGTGATGCGGTGAATTTAGAGATTGATTTGATTGCACGCTACGTGGCGCGCATGCTTGAGACTCAAGCGAAATAA
- the ribD gene encoding bifunctional diaminohydroxyphosphoribosylaminopyrimidine deaminase/5-amino-6-(5-phosphoribosylamino)uracil reductase RibD — protein sequence MYSAVDHQWMGEAIDQAHKALYLANPNPRVGCVIVKDGQVIGRGFTQQVGGPHAEIQALSDVKASGKDAVGSIVYVTLEPCNHTGRTPPCVDALIAARPAKVIAAMSDPNPLVCGKGLERLKAAGIEVQCGLMEVEATALNRGFISRMTRGLPWVRMKIAASLDGKTALPNGQSQWITGPLARADGHHWRAQACAIVTGVGTVKEDDPLLNVREVQTQRQPWKIIIDSKLETPLTAQILKHIDQSGVIIVCAKIAHSELQEKARTLQAMGVEVIEMPNPSGKVDLPELFSYLAKDRQMNEIHIESGFKLNGSMLREHCVDELLLYYAPFMIGVGIGMANVDLATLSERQDWQIIDQSLIGADLRLRLIKN from the coding sequence ATGTACAGCGCAGTTGATCACCAATGGATGGGCGAGGCAATAGACCAAGCTCACAAGGCCCTCTATTTAGCTAATCCCAATCCACGGGTAGGTTGCGTCATCGTCAAAGATGGACAAGTGATTGGCCGTGGATTTACTCAACAAGTGGGCGGACCTCATGCAGAGATTCAAGCGCTATCAGATGTAAAAGCCAGTGGTAAGGATGCTGTAGGCTCAATTGTTTACGTTACCTTAGAGCCTTGTAATCACACTGGTCGTACACCCCCTTGCGTGGATGCATTGATTGCGGCTAGACCTGCAAAAGTGATTGCTGCAATGTCTGATCCCAATCCCTTAGTTTGTGGAAAAGGGTTGGAAAGATTAAAGGCCGCGGGCATTGAGGTGCAATGTGGTTTGATGGAAGTAGAAGCTACTGCATTAAATCGAGGATTTATTTCCAGAATGACGCGTGGCTTGCCATGGGTGCGCATGAAGATCGCTGCAAGTCTCGATGGAAAAACAGCTTTGCCAAACGGACAGAGTCAATGGATCACAGGACCTTTGGCAAGAGCTGATGGTCATCACTGGCGCGCGCAAGCCTGTGCCATTGTGACAGGTGTGGGCACGGTTAAAGAGGATGATCCTTTGTTGAACGTCAGAGAGGTACAGACACAGCGGCAGCCTTGGAAAATCATTATCGATTCTAAATTGGAGACACCGCTTACAGCTCAAATTCTCAAACATATTGATCAGTCTGGCGTCATTATTGTTTGCGCCAAGATCGCTCATTCTGAGCTGCAAGAAAAAGCGCGTACTCTCCAAGCGATGGGGGTTGAGGTAATTGAAATGCCTAACCCTTCTGGAAAAGTAGATCTACCCGAATTATTCTCTTATCTTGCAAAAGATCGTCAGATGAATGAGATTCATATTGAGTCTGGCTTTAAGCTCAATGGATCGATGCTCAGAGAGCATTGTGTTGATGAGCTACTGTTGTATTACGCTCCTTTTATGATCGGTGTTGGTATTGGGATGGCCAATGTGGACCTTGCAACATTGTCTGAGCGCCAAGACTGGCAGATCATTGATCAGAGTCTGATTGGGGCTGATTTAAGGCTGCGTCTGATAAAGAACTAA
- the tolQ gene encoding protein TolQ — protein MTTTQDLSFLSLVLNASLLVQLVMLLLLGMSIASWTIIFKKTAVLRGVRQDTERFERDFWAGGGPLNTLLEAAHRNTRSDAVLEHIFEAGMQEFLKVREIDAARRAMKATYHREMDGLEANLPFLASVGSVSPYIGLFGTVWGIMHSFRGLANVQNATLSAVAPGIAEALIATAIGLFAAIPAVVAYNRAATDVDRLAIRFETFIEEFTNILQRQSAGR, from the coding sequence ATGACCACCACACAAGATCTCTCCTTCCTCTCCCTAGTCCTCAATGCCAGCCTATTAGTGCAGTTGGTAATGCTGTTATTGCTGGGCATGTCCATCGCCTCCTGGACCATTATTTTCAAAAAAACGGCTGTTTTAAGGGGGGTTAGACAGGATACAGAGCGTTTTGAGCGCGACTTTTGGGCAGGCGGAGGACCTCTGAACACCCTTTTAGAAGCTGCACACCGTAATACCCGTAGCGATGCCGTTCTAGAACACATCTTTGAAGCCGGGATGCAAGAGTTCTTGAAAGTGCGTGAAATCGATGCCGCTCGAAGGGCCATGAAAGCGACTTATCATAGGGAAATGGACGGCTTAGAGGCAAACCTACCGTTCCTAGCATCCGTCGGTTCAGTTTCACCCTACATTGGCCTATTTGGCACCGTATGGGGGATCATGCATTCCTTCCGGGGTTTGGCAAACGTCCAAAACGCCACCCTCTCAGCTGTGGCTCCTGGCATTGCAGAAGCCTTGATCGCGACAGCCATTGGTTTGTTTGCTGCAATTCCAGCAGTGGTTGCTTACAACCGCGCAGCAACTGATGTGGATCGCTTAGCCATTCGTTTTGAAACTTTTATTGAAGAGTTCACGAATATTTTGCAACGCCAAAGTGCTGGACGCTGA
- a CDS encoding GspH/FimT family pseudopilin produces MSLLEMMAVVFMVTIMVTMTMPLLQEQIAIREINTIARRFTAHAHFARGQAIHLGQSTRIMPRLQDSWDQGWVVATKDKVWLTQGSIEPVFFRGGGRHFVDPHSGKSGIGFNAAGAAKTAQGGFVANRLILRHRRSDNLERQLILSSGGRWRICDPARDVKNCH; encoded by the coding sequence ATGAGTCTTTTAGAGATGATGGCAGTAGTTTTCATGGTCACCATCATGGTGACCATGACGATGCCACTTCTGCAAGAGCAGATTGCTATCCGTGAAATCAATACTATTGCAAGGCGCTTCACTGCGCATGCGCACTTTGCACGAGGGCAGGCAATACATCTTGGCCAATCTACGCGGATTATGCCGCGTCTTCAAGATTCATGGGATCAAGGTTGGGTTGTCGCCACTAAAGACAAGGTTTGGCTCACACAGGGTTCTATCGAACCCGTCTTTTTTAGGGGTGGAGGCAGGCATTTTGTTGACCCCCACTCAGGTAAATCTGGCATTGGATTTAACGCCGCTGGGGCAGCTAAGACCGCTCAAGGTGGTTTTGTCGCAAACCGCCTGATCTTGCGCCATCGCCGTAGCGACAACCTAGAGCGGCAGTTGATTTTGAGTAGTGGTGGGCGCTGGCGCATCTGCGATCCAGCAAGAGATGTCAAGAATTGCCATTGA
- the nrdR gene encoding transcriptional regulator NrdR, whose translation MRCPFCHNDDTQVLDTRVSDEGDTIRRRRRCAKCDKRFTTYERVELVLPAIVKKNGSRVEYSHDKLASSIKLALRKRPVSSDSVDESIGRIEEKLLSLGEKEIPSERVGELVMRELKRLDKVAYIRFASVYRSFADIESFESALKELK comes from the coding sequence TTGCGCTGCCCTTTTTGTCATAACGACGATACCCAGGTTCTAGATACTCGGGTATCGGATGAGGGCGATACCATTCGTCGCCGCCGCCGATGTGCCAAATGCGATAAGCGTTTTACTACGTATGAACGGGTAGAGCTCGTACTCCCAGCCATTGTGAAAAAGAATGGCAGTCGTGTGGAATATAGCCATGACAAATTGGCTAGTTCAATCAAGTTGGCTTTACGTAAACGCCCTGTATCTTCTGATTCAGTAGATGAATCCATTGGACGTATTGAAGAAAAACTCCTCAGCCTAGGCGAGAAAGAGATTCCTAGCGAGCGCGTTGGCGAGTTGGTCATGCGCGAGCTCAAGCGCTTGGATAAGGTGGCCTATATTCGCTTTGCATCGGTGTACCGCAGCTTTGCGGATATTGAATCCTTTGAGAGCGCTCTTAAAGAGTTGAAGTAG
- a CDS encoding helix-turn-helix domain-containing protein — MKHNKNSRIIQEMKETMSGLHRSGIITKKSMDEFQALQNLDVPPMTPTRIKRLRAKNHLSQAVFALTINTSLSTVQKWEAGDKSPSGTSLKLLSLIEKKGLEVVL, encoded by the coding sequence ATGAAACATAATAAAAACAGTCGCATTATTCAGGAAATGAAGGAGACAATGTCTGGCCTTCATCGGTCAGGCATCATCACTAAAAAAAGCATGGATGAGTTCCAGGCCTTGCAAAATTTGGACGTGCCACCAATGACACCTACGCGTATTAAACGCTTGAGGGCTAAGAACCATCTTAGTCAAGCAGTTTTTGCACTCACTATCAATACAAGCTTATCAACGGTACAAAAGTGGGAGGCTGGTGACAAGAGCCCTAGCGGAACATCCCTAAAGCTTCTTTCATTGATTGAGAAAAAGGGTTTGGAAGTTGTGCTCTAG
- the queC gene encoding 7-cyano-7-deazaguanine synthase QueC — protein MSTLTAAFENLAPRKSGAPAVILFSGGLDSTTVLALAKDLGYTPYALSVGYGQRHSSELAAAKHIAKQIGVARHEVVNLDLTRFGGSALTDSSIAVPTAPGKDQEIPVTYVPARNTILLSLALGWAEALGGLDVFYGANSVDYSGYPDCRPEYVASFEAMANLATKASVEATNNENRFRVHAPIINLTKAQIIQLGSTLGVDYSQTVSCYQANDLGEACGQCESCRLRQAGFAQANVADPTRYRKSK, from the coding sequence ATGTCAACGCTGACAGCTGCATTTGAGAATCTTGCTCCACGCAAATCCGGCGCCCCAGCCGTCATTCTGTTTTCTGGTGGATTAGATTCCACTACTGTGCTTGCCCTGGCAAAAGACTTAGGCTATACGCCTTATGCCCTCTCAGTAGGCTACGGACAAAGACATTCATCCGAACTAGCTGCAGCAAAACATATTGCCAAGCAAATTGGTGTTGCAAGACATGAAGTAGTGAATCTCGATTTAACCCGTTTTGGTGGGTCTGCTCTGACTGATTCTTCTATTGCTGTTCCGACAGCACCAGGCAAGGATCAAGAAATTCCAGTGACCTATGTGCCTGCACGCAATACCATTTTGTTATCACTCGCCCTGGGTTGGGCAGAAGCTCTTGGTGGATTAGACGTTTTCTATGGCGCCAATTCGGTTGACTACTCAGGCTATCCAGACTGTCGTCCAGAGTATGTTGCTTCTTTTGAAGCTATGGCTAACTTAGCCACTAAGGCTAGCGTAGAAGCAACTAATAATGAAAATCGCTTTCGGGTGCATGCTCCGATCATTAACCTGACTAAAGCTCAGATCATTCAACTTGGCAGCACGCTCGGCGTTGATTACTCTCAAACAGTTTCCTGCTATCAAGCTAATGATTTAGGCGAAGCTTGTGGCCAATGTGAATCTTGCCGCTTACGTCAGGCTGGCTTTGCGCAAGCCAATGTCGCCGACCCTACTCGCTACCGCAAAAGCAAGTAA
- a CDS encoding energy transducer TonB, translating to MNSATSYPSPLSPFKRGRQNQLSKQESTKRAFTFSLIAHLGLLAFLMIGISWNNSTPAGVEVELWDSTPQIQTPPEPEVKTIIKEEAADIAVKEKKLEKEPPKKEVVKEKPKTQTPPPKEKEKPKKEEAKKVEPPKALSPAETKANAAAEKVRADQLARLRAAAGAEGGRGGTVGSGVGGGGNAPPGWTDKVIKKVKPFIVYNPESISGNPAAVVLVTLAPDGAILSTSIQTSSGNTGWDRAVLLALSRAESLPKDDNGKIPQREVKLTFKPKD from the coding sequence ATGAATAGCGCGACTTCTTACCCATCACCGCTCTCGCCTTTTAAACGGGGTCGACAAAATCAGCTCTCCAAGCAGGAGAGCACTAAACGCGCATTTACGTTCTCACTCATTGCCCACTTAGGTTTGTTAGCATTTTTAATGATTGGCATTAGTTGGAATAATAGTACTCCTGCAGGTGTTGAAGTAGAGCTATGGGATTCGACACCACAAATTCAGACCCCTCCAGAGCCTGAAGTCAAAACCATTATCAAAGAAGAGGCAGCTGATATTGCCGTCAAGGAAAAGAAGCTTGAAAAAGAACCGCCTAAAAAAGAAGTGGTGAAAGAAAAACCAAAAACACAAACCCCTCCGCCAAAAGAAAAAGAAAAGCCAAAGAAGGAAGAAGCTAAAAAAGTAGAGCCACCAAAAGCTCTCTCACCTGCAGAAACCAAAGCCAACGCTGCGGCTGAAAAAGTGCGCGCTGATCAATTAGCTAGATTGCGTGCAGCAGCTGGCGCCGAAGGTGGTCGTGGCGGTACAGTCGGTAGTGGTGTTGGCGGTGGTGGCAATGCTCCTCCTGGCTGGACCGATAAAGTCATTAAGAAAGTCAAACCTTTCATTGTCTATAACCCAGAATCCATCAGCGGTAACCCAGCGGCAGTTGTCTTGGTGACACTCGCGCCTGATGGAGCTATTTTGAGTACCAGTATTCAAACTTCTAGTGGCAATACGGGGTGGGATCGCGCCGTCCTTCTAGCACTCTCTCGTGCAGAGAGTCTGCCAAAAGACGACAATGGCAAAATTCCACAACGCGAAGTGAAGTTGACTTTTAAACCCAAGGACTAA
- the tolB gene encoding Tol-Pal system beta propeller repeat protein TolB: protein MKKHLFKSILSSAIGFALLVVSANPALAQMNIEITGVGQSLYPIAVMRFKDESKLPTSISEIIRQDLARSGYFKNTENGNAVESDDGTPNYKSWAARGADALVVGSVIQTGNAQYEIHYKLFDIRKSLSLGGLKLDSSVDNLRSAAHKIADDIIFKLLGERGVFSTRLSYVIKDGKRYRLVISDADGQNIRNAMNSSEPIISPSWSPDGKKVAYVSFEDRKPVIYVHELATGRRISLSNQKGNNSAPAWSPDGKKLAISLSKDGNTQIYGINADGSGLHRLTRGSTIDTEPQYSADGRYIYFTSDRGGNPQIYRMSAEGEQAEGAKRVTFKQGFVTSPRISPDGKYLAYIANVGGAYRLYILNLATGDAQALTDGSSDESPSFAANGRYVLYSTKVNGKRVLAAVSVDGNSKQVLSIPGSDVRQPSWGPFMD, encoded by the coding sequence ATGAAAAAGCATCTTTTCAAATCAATCCTATCAAGCGCAATCGGATTTGCGCTACTCGTGGTTTCTGCAAACCCTGCCTTAGCCCAGATGAATATTGAAATTACCGGCGTTGGTCAATCACTCTACCCGATCGCAGTAATGCGCTTTAAAGATGAAAGTAAATTACCAACCAGCATTTCAGAAATTATTCGTCAAGACCTAGCACGAAGTGGTTACTTTAAGAATACTGAAAATGGTAACGCCGTTGAGAGTGACGATGGCACTCCCAATTACAAATCCTGGGCAGCACGTGGAGCTGATGCCTTGGTTGTCGGCTCGGTAATTCAAACCGGCAACGCCCAATATGAAATTCATTACAAGCTGTTTGACATTCGTAAATCGCTCAGTCTTGGCGGCTTAAAGCTCGACTCAAGCGTCGATAATTTGCGCTCCGCCGCCCACAAAATTGCAGACGACATTATCTTTAAGCTACTGGGTGAGCGTGGCGTATTTTCTACCCGTCTGTCTTATGTCATCAAAGATGGAAAACGCTATCGCCTAGTCATCTCGGATGCTGATGGTCAAAACATTCGCAATGCCATGAATAGTAGTGAGCCTATCATTTCTCCATCCTGGTCTCCTGATGGCAAGAAAGTAGCATATGTTTCTTTTGAGGATCGCAAGCCGGTGATTTATGTTCACGAGCTCGCAACAGGCCGTCGCATCTCCCTGTCCAATCAAAAGGGAAACAACAGCGCGCCCGCATGGTCGCCTGATGGTAAAAAACTAGCGATCTCTTTATCGAAAGACGGTAATACACAAATTTACGGTATTAATGCAGATGGCTCTGGATTACATCGCCTGACTCGTGGCAGCACGATTGATACTGAACCCCAGTACTCTGCTGATGGTCGCTATATTTATTTCACGAGCGATCGCGGTGGCAATCCGCAAATCTATCGCATGAGCGCTGAAGGTGAGCAGGCTGAAGGCGCTAAGCGAGTGACCTTCAAGCAAGGTTTTGTGACATCACCGCGTATCTCACCTGACGGAAAATATTTAGCCTACATCGCCAATGTTGGCGGAGCGTATCGACTTTATATTCTCAATTTAGCCACTGGGGATGCACAGGCTCTTACAGATGGCAGCAGTGATGAGTCTCCCTCATTTGCGGCGAATGGTCGTTATGTCCTTTATTCAACAAAGGTTAATGGCAAGCGAGTATTGGCAGCCGTGTCAGTGGATGGCAACTCTAAGCAAGTATTAAGCATCCCGGGGTCAGATGTCCGTCAGCCCTCCTGGGGTCCTTTTATGGACTAA
- the tolR gene encoding protein TolR has translation MAASPLRKSKRRAMADINVVPYIDVMLVLLVIFMVTAPMVNPGVVNLPTVGGAKVQALPPVFLTIDADENIIVRKDGEPVQKLNPFELGAFARSQAEKSADQPIVLAADKSIKYETVMNVMSKLKENGVKRVGLAVKSQ, from the coding sequence ATGGCCGCATCTCCACTTCGAAAATCAAAACGTCGGGCAATGGCCGACATCAACGTAGTACCTTACATCGATGTGATGTTGGTCTTGCTCGTGATCTTTATGGTCACCGCGCCGATGGTCAATCCTGGGGTTGTGAATCTACCAACCGTTGGCGGCGCTAAAGTACAAGCACTTCCGCCAGTGTTCTTAACCATTGATGCCGATGAAAACATCATTGTCAGAAAAGATGGTGAGCCAGTGCAAAAACTCAACCCCTTTGAGCTGGGTGCCTTTGCCAGATCACAAGCAGAAAAATCTGCTGATCAACCCATCGTATTGGCAGCAGATAAGTCCATTAAATATGAGACCGTCATGAATGTGATGTCTAAGCTCAAAGAAAACGGTGTTAAACGTGTAGGCCTTGCAGTCAAGAGCCAATAA
- a CDS encoding type II toxin-antitoxin system RelE/ParE family toxin codes for MLKKRVFKTKSFAKWMKKNGVQKQDLLTATQEMSMGLIEADLGCHVYKKRIGMSGSGKRSGARIIVATQLMSRWFFIYGFAKNEKSNVSKEELLYLQEVAKRLLDLKEREIEIAINANELKELMADET; via the coding sequence ATGCTCAAAAAACGTGTCTTTAAAACCAAATCTTTTGCAAAGTGGATGAAGAAGAATGGTGTTCAAAAACAAGATCTTTTGACGGCAACTCAAGAGATGTCAATGGGTTTGATTGAAGCTGATCTTGGATGTCATGTTTATAAAAAACGGATTGGCATGTCGGGCTCGGGCAAAAGGTCAGGTGCACGAATCATTGTTGCGACTCAATTGATGAGTCGCTGGTTTTTCATATATGGGTTTGCAAAAAATGAGAAATCAAATGTAAGTAAAGAGGAGTTGCTATATTTGCAGGAAGTAGCAAAAAGATTGTTAGATTTAAAAGAAAGAGAAATTGAGATTGCAATTAATGCAAATGAATTAAAGGAGTTAATGGCCGATGAAACATAA
- the ybgF gene encoding tol-pal system protein YbgF — protein sequence MSSSVHAIKQTLSRAFCLSVAVVCLGASNSAWALFSDDEARKAILDLRKSLATTQLEMQSQIDKLKADNAELRGKIEDLEKQSEDINNSQKTYYQDLDTRLGNFEPRTVTIEGVSGIVQPSEKKAYDDALKAFQAGNLKKADDSFSAFVAKYPKSPYLPLALYWSGNSKYANKEYAGAISQLQSLIKRFPTHPRIPAAMVTLGNSQLESGNKAAAKKTFSEIIAKYPDTDAAKDAQQLLAATK from the coding sequence ATGAGCTCTTCAGTTCATGCTATCAAACAAACGCTCTCACGAGCGTTTTGTTTAAGTGTAGCCGTCGTATGTCTAGGTGCATCTAATAGCGCTTGGGCACTATTTTCTGACGACGAAGCTCGCAAAGCTATTCTTGACCTGCGTAAAAGCCTAGCCACTACACAGCTAGAGATGCAAAGCCAGATTGATAAACTCAAGGCAGACAATGCTGAGTTGCGCGGCAAAATTGAAGATCTCGAGAAGCAAAGCGAGGATATCAATAACAGCCAAAAAACTTACTATCAAGATCTCGATACTCGTTTAGGCAATTTTGAACCCCGCACTGTGACCATCGAAGGCGTGAGCGGCATCGTTCAACCAAGTGAGAAAAAAGCATACGACGATGCGCTCAAAGCATTTCAAGCGGGTAATCTGAAAAAGGCAGACGACAGTTTTTCTGCATTTGTCGCCAAATATCCTAAGAGCCCTTACTTACCGCTTGCGCTCTATTGGAGTGGTAACAGCAAGTATGCCAACAAGGAATATGCTGGCGCTATTAGTCAATTGCAAAGCCTCATTAAACGATTCCCAACTCATCCACGCATTCCAGCGGCAATGGTGACCTTAGGTAACTCGCAGCTGGAAAGCGGCAATAAGGCAGCAGCTAAGAAAACATTTAGTGAGATTATTGCTAAATATCCTGATACCGATGCAGCAAAAGATGCGCAGCAGTTACTTGCTGCGACAAAGTAA